A single genomic interval of Pectinophora gossypiella chromosome 22, ilPecGoss1.1, whole genome shotgun sequence harbors:
- the LOC126377014 gene encoding zwittermicin A synthase ZmaJ, whose protein sequence is MGSLPRVSMCVGARAAVPAAPLPRHLAAVSSDKPALVYSDETTSAAVSYAELEARTNALAKVIASRSRPSGANRDGDYVVAVCMQPSHNTIMTLLATWKAGAAYVPMEPSFPQGRVTHILKDAEPALVVYDDAAHPSMFAGSGVPAVSFEELLLESSGVSAEEPSEMEQLAVARTDSVAIVLYTSGSTGIPKGVRLTYSAICNRLWWQFRTFPFADTELTCVWKTALTFVDSVCEIWGPLLHGRTLLILNRDVTRDPQKLIRVLAENQVQRLVLVPTLLRSILMYLSLNPSERPLQQLKLWVCSGETLSKDLASQFFKYFGDHCGYKLANFYGSTEVMGDVTYYVLEKLAQLDLHPTIPIGSPLDNCAVYLLDEEMNLSRETAPGEVWVAGSNLAAGYVGGQAPEKFCDNPHAAHPEFGRLYRTGDFGMLHKGVILYAGRTDSQVKIRGHRVDLQEVERAVAAVPGVDKAVVLCYGLERGNPEILAFVTVQPDARLAASHIEAALKNSLTNYMIPQVIVIESVPLLVNGKVDRQALLKMYENTNNNDDDEIPLEIDYTGVEPELMETARALFETVGEVLGRAARGALSVRAGFYELGGNSLNSIYTITRLRDKGYYIEISDFLGAANLGEVLANLSTNPDDAGQKDSKFIAEPMRDDDKQKVIDMIVSSFYEKAELEQFLKHEIETDDYAHCVHACWTALLHARLSVVLKDANNTPVAVALNFDARDEPEIELTGGLAKIMAFLEYVEGSVRDTMLPEGKGTILHSFMMATDASLSPRDNVAAIRALEHATMRVARDRRFLGVFTTNTSPLTQQLGTDVLGFQTLLDYQINQYVDSNGDRIFGKAPDDMRAVVCWKPVD, encoded by the exons ATGGGTTCTCTGCCGCGCGTGTCGATGTGCGtcggcgcccgcgcagccgTGCCCGCCGCGCCGCTACCGCGACATCTAGCGGCGGTGAGCAGCGATAAACCAGCGCTTGTGTACTCTG ATGAAACCACTAGTGCGGCAGTCAGCTACGCCGAGCTCGAAGCCCGCACCAACGCGTTAGCCAAGGTGATAGCATCGCGCTCTCGGCCCAGCGGGGCGAACAGAGACGGGGATTACGTCGTCGCCGTGTGTATGCAGCCTTCTCATAA CACAATTATGACACTACTAGCGACCTGGAAGGCCGGAGCTGCTTACGTGCCGATGGAGCCCAGCTTCCCCCAGGGAAGAGTTACGCATATACTGAAGGACGCTGAACCAGCGCTTGTTGTATATGATGATGCTG CACACCCATCAATGTTCGCCGGCAGCGGCGTACCAGCGGTGTCCTTCGAGGAATTGCTGTTGGAATCCAGCGGAGTATCAGCTGAGGAGCCGTCAGAGATGGAGCAACTGGCCGTGGCCAGGACTGACAGCGTGGCCATAGTGCTGTATACTTCAGGCAGCACTGGGATTCCCAAAG GAGTCCGCTTAACCTACTCAGCAATCTGCAACCGTCTGTGGTGGCAATTCCGAACCTTCCCGTTCGCCGACACGGAGCTGACGTGCGTTTGGAAGACAGCATTGACATTCGTCGATTCAGTGTGTGAGATATGGGGCCCGCTGTTGCACGGGAGAACCCTGCTCATTCTGAACAGGGATGTCACCAGGGATCCCCAGAAGCTGATCCGCGTGCTGGCTGAGAATCAG GTACAACGTTTAGTCCTGGTCCCAACCCTTCTCCGGTCAATCCTGATGTACCTTTCCCTGAACCCCTCAGAGCGACCCCTTCAGCAGCTGAAACTCTGGGTGTGCTCTGGGGAAACCCTGAGTAAGGACCTGGCGTCTCAGTTCTTCAAGTATTTCGGAGAccattgcgggtacaaactggCTAACTTCTACGGAAGTACTGAAGTTATGGGAGACGTAACTTATTATGTTCTGGAGAAATTGGCACAGCTGGATTTGCATCCCACGATTCCTATAG GATCTCCCCTGGACAACTGCGCCGTCTACTTACTGGACGAGGAGATGAACCTGTCTCGGGAAACAGCCCCCGGCGAGGTGTGGGTTGCTGGCAGCAACCTAGCTGCTGGGTATGTCGGGGGACAAGCACCGGAGAAGTTCTGCGACAACCCACATGCCGCGCATCCAG AATTCGGGCGTCTCTACCGCACTGGAGACTTCGGGATGCTCCACAAGGGGGTGATCCTGTACGCCGGCAGGACTGACTCGCAGGTCAAGATCCGAGGTCACAGGGTGGACCTGCAGGAGGTGGAGCGAGCTGTGGCTGCGGTGCCGGGCGTTGATAAAG CTGTAGTCCTTTGCTACGGCTTGGAACGCGGCAACCCTGAGATCCTGGCGTTCGTAACGGTGCAGCCAGATGCAAGACTGGCTGCCAGCCACATCGAGGCTGCATTGAAGAACTCCCTCACTAACTACATGATCCCACAG GTCATCGTAATTGAAAGCGTTCCCCTGCTTGTCAATGGTAAAGTTGACAGGCAAGCGTTGCTGAAGATGTATGAGAACACCAATAATAACG ATGACGACGAGATACCCCTGGAGATCGACTACACGGGTGTGGAGCCAGAGCTGATGGAGACAGCCAGGGCGCTCTTCGAGACGGTGGGCGAAGTCCTAGGCCGCGCCGCCAGAGGAGCTCTGTCCGTTCGAGCGGGCTTCTATGAACTTGGGGGGAATTCTTTGAACTCCATCTATACTATCACCCGGTTGAGAGATAAGGGGTATTATATTG AAATCAGCGACTTCCTCGGAGCAGCCAACCTGGGCGAGGTGCTGGCGAACCTGTCCACCAACCCCGATGACGCTGGACAGAAGGACTCCAAATTCATTGCGGAGCCCATGAGGGATGATGACAAGCAGAAAGTCATTGA CATGATAGTATCCTCATTCTACGAGAAGGCTGAACTGGAGCAGTTCCTCAAACATGAGATAGAGACAGACGACTACGCACACTGCGTGCACGCATGCTGGACCGCGCTGCTGCACGCGCGACTGAGTGTCGTGCTTAAAGATG CAAACAACACCCCAGTGGCAGTAGCCCTGAACTTCGACGCACGCGACGAGCCTGAGATCGAGCTGACCGGAGGGCTCGCCAAGATCATGGCCTTCCTAGAGTACGTCGAGGGTAGTGTCAGGGATACCATGCTGCCCGAAGGAAAAG GTACAATCCTCCACTCGTTCATGATGGCGACAGACGCGTCTCTGAGTCCTCGAGACAACGTGGCGGCAATTCGGGCCTTGGAACACGCCACTATGAGGGTAGCCAGGGACCGACGATTCTTGGGAGTGTTCACCACTAATACCAGCCCGCTTACTCAG CAACTCGGCACAGACGTGCTGGGTTTCCAGACACTTTTGGATTACCAGATTAACCAGTACGTCGACAGCAACGGCGACAGGATCTTCGGGAAGGCCCCTGACGATATGAGGGCTGTCGTCTGCTGGAAACCTGTTGATTAG